In the Paramormyrops kingsleyae isolate MSU_618 chromosome 6, PKINGS_0.4, whole genome shotgun sequence genome, one interval contains:
- the spryd4 gene encoding SPRY domain-containing protein 4: MAALRNFSVCLRLKTGPLSAGFFREVCKPILSPERRYAINTAVNNLHFKLDERTAHSSLDLFKKDTGVIYRILGLDPSLVMDNPERFRDWAVVFGDCQVTSGRHYWEVTVRKSEEFRLGVAEAGMARDECVGTNSSSWVFAYSQRKWYAMTTNKMVPLSGVGKPDRVGLLLDYGLGLLGLVDVHKPQVIHSIRAQFRAPLCPAFALWDGELLTHSGLEVPQGLD, encoded by the exons ATGGCGGCTCTGAGAAATTTCTCTGTATGTTTGCGCCTGAAAACCGGACCCTTAAGTGCTGGGTTTTTCAGAGAGGTCTGCAAACCAATTCTGTCACCTGAGAGGCGATATGCCATTAACACGGCAGTGAATA ACCTACATTTTAAACTCGATGAGCGGACGGCACACAGTAGCTTGGACCTCTTCAAGAAGGACACGGGTGTCATCTACCGTATTCTCGGTTTGGACCCAAGCCTGGTTATGGATAACCCAGAGCGGTTCCGGGACTGGGCTGTGGTGTTTGGAGATTGCCAGGTCACAAGTGGGCGCCACTACTGGGAGGTGACTGTACGCAAATCGGAGGAGTTCAGGTTGGGGGTTGCTGAAGCAGGGATGGCAAGGGATGAGTGTGTTGGCACCAACAGCAGCTCCTGGGTCTTTGCTTACTCTCAGCGGAAGTGGTACGCCATGACTACCAATAAGATGGTGCCTTTGTCGGGTGTGGGCAAGCCCGATCGTGTGGGCCTATTGTTGGATTATGGGCTGGGCCTCTTGGGACTGGTGGATGTCCATAAGCCCCAGGTGATTCACTCGATTCGGGCTCAGTTTAGGGCACCCCTTTGCCCTGCATTCGCACTTTGGGATGGAGAGTTGCTCACACACTCTGGTTTGGAGGTTCCACAGGGTCTGGACTGA